In Strigops habroptila isolate Jane chromosome 4, bStrHab1.2.pri, whole genome shotgun sequence, a single genomic region encodes these proteins:
- the TNRC6A gene encoding trinucleotide repeat-containing gene 6A protein isoform X8, giving the protein MPPIRDLVSHSPNQSDLNHSGLGSHYENSHWGPVSSNSDSSTNWDKVIVDGSDKEAWPSITGSDPELTSECMDTDSASSSGSERNLVIMASGSAGGESDGIRNGIGHGSQNKFVVGSNSNNVGNGSISGPWGLSHGTIISTCQVSVDAPDSKSESSNNRMNAWGTINSSSNGGLNPSTLNSNGNHGAWSVLENNGHALKGSVGSGNPGTSIQCSTIGQISNSQSINSKVGGSAHGSWGSLQESCDSEVNGTRNVSFSGQPQNLNTEMNGPNNTTNFMTSSLPNSAGSVQINELPNNTGHGAWRVSTMNHSQIQASPVSNGTSISHLSNGEAKNGGSYGTTWGAYGSNYSGDKCSGPNSQANGDTVNATLMQPGISGPGSTNFQINGNKGGGVWEAGTVNSQNMPWGSGNGASAGGNRRGWGNPAQNTGTNISNGEWSKLPSNQHSNESVNGNGRKFTNGWKSAEEEELSSQSPAAPQLPEQTSAWTKAGTADSEGSAESTGCHEDRATAEGQNRERRKVDQHALLQSIVNRTDLDPRVLSNSGWGQTPIKQNTAWDTETSPRGERKTDNGTEAWGGSVTQTSSSGGCVDRPSPNNNDTSSVSGWGDPKSATRWGDSKGSNSQGGWEEDSAATVMVKSNQSWGSGKEEKSSWNDAQKIKQGWADGQKASQGWAVSAGDSWGENSRSNHWGEAKKSSSGGSNSDRSVSGWNEPGKSNSVSWGGNNTNPNTSSGWDEPAKPNQNQGWGDPPKSNQPQVWGDSSKPINSPEWNKQDVGSWGAPSAPNKPPGSGWLGGPMPAPAKEEEPTGWEEPSPESIRRKMEIDDGTSAWGDPSKYNYKNVNMWNKNVPNSSSSSDQQAQVHQQLLSSSAMSSKESSSGSGWGEPSTPATTVDNGTSAWGKPMDTGTSWGEPISDAAGTSGWGNASLGQQASNKPGPKSMQDSWCGDDMPLTGSRQTSWEEEEDVEIGMWNSSSSQEANSSLNWPPYMKKMPTKGIMKGGNKQDETWMNPFIKQFTNLTFSRESPEETIQSNKMDMSGGLLPDKRMEMDKHGLSVGDYNRVVGKGPGSRPQISKESSMDRGPYFDKDGIVADESQNMQFMSNQNMKLPPSNNALPNQALGSLAGLGMQNLNSVRQNGNPSMFGVGNIAAQPRSMQQPPAQPLNSSQPNPRAQVPPPLLSPQVPVSLLKYAPNNGGLSPLFGPQQVAMLNQLSQLNQLSQISQLQRLLAQQQKAQNQRSMPSGGRQQQEQQGRSLSMQQQMMQQSRQLDPNLLMKQQTPPSQQQSLHQPSMKSFLENVIPHATPELQKGPSPINAFSSFPIGMNSNLNVNMDMSSIKEPQSRLRKWTTVDSISVNTSLDQNSSKHGAISSGFRLEESPFVPYDFMNSSNSPASPPGSIGDGWPRAKSPNGSSSVNWPPEFRPGEPWKGYPNIDPETDPYVTPGSVINNLSINTVREVDHLRDRNSGSSSSLNTTLPSTSAWSSIRASNYNVSLSSTAQSTSVARNSDSKSTWSPGSVTNTSLAHELWKVPLPPKSITAPSRPPPGLTGQKPPLSTWDNSLRLGGGWGSSDARYTPGSSWGESSSGRITNWLVLKNLTPQIDGSTLRTLCMQHGPLITFHLNLPHGNALVRYSSKEEVVKAQKSLHMCVLGNTTILAEFASEEEISRFFAQGQSLTPSPGWQSLGSSQNRLGSIDGSHSFSNRNDLNHWNGAGLSGTSSGDLHGTSLWGSPNYSTSLWGTPSSNDTRGISSPSPINAFLSVDHLGGGGESM; this is encoded by the exons ATGCCTCCCATTCGGGACTTGGTGAGCCACTCCCCTAACCAGTCAG ATCTGAACCACAGTGGTCTAGGATCCCATTATGAAAATTCTCACTGGGGACCAGTCTCTTCAAATAGTGACTCCAGCACAAACTGGGATAAAGTTATTGTAGACGGCTCTGACAAAGAAGCATGGCCATCAATCACTGGCAGTGACCCAGAGCTGACATCAGAATGTATGGACACTGACTCTGCCTCTAGCTCTGGGTCAGAGAGGAACCTCGTGATAATGGCTTCAGGGAGCGCAGGTGGAGAAAGCGATGGCATTCGGAATGGCATTGGACATGGTTCTCAGAATAAGTTTGTGGTTGGTAGCAACAGCAATAATGTGGGCAATGGAAGTATTAGTGGGCCGTGGGGCTTATCCCACGGGACCATAATAAGCACATGTCAAGTTTCTGTGGATGCTCCTGACAGCAAATCTGAAAGTAGCAACAATAGAATGAATGCTTGGGGCACCATAAACTCTTCATCAAATGGAGGGTTAAATCCAAGCACTTTGAATTCAAATGGCAACCATGGTGCCTGGTCTGTATTGGAGAACAATGGACATGCCCTGAAAGGGTCTGTAGGGAGTGGTAATCCTGGCACAAGTATTCAGTGCAGTACCATAGGTCAGATATCTAATAGCCAGAGTATTAACTCTAAGGTGGGTGGTTCAGCCCATGGTTCCTGGGGAAGCCTTCAGGAAAGTTGTGATTCTGAAGTAAATGGTACAAGAAATGTTTCATTCAGTGGGCAACCTCAAAACCTTaacactgaaatgaatggaCCAAATAACACTACTAACTTTATGACCTCTAGTTTACCAAACTCTGCTGGTTCAGTGCAGATTAACGAACTGCCTAATAATACAGGGCATGGGGCCTGGCGCGTGAGCACAATGAATCATTCTCAGATTCAGGCCTCTCCAGTTTCAAATGGCACTTCCATTTCTCATCTTAGCAATGGTGAGGCGAAAAATGGTGGATCTTATGGTACTACATGGGGTGCCTATGGTTCTAATTACTCTGGAGACAAATGTTCAGGCCCAAACAGCCAAGCTAATGGTGACACTGTGAATGCAACTCTAATGCAGCCAGGCATTAGCGGGCCTGGCAGCACTAACTTTCAAATCAATGGGAATAAAGGAGGAGGGGTGTGGGAGGCAGGGACAGTCAACTCCCAGAACATGCCGTGGGGAAGCGGGAATGGTGCGAGTGCCGGCGGGAATAGAAGAGGATGGGGCAACCCTGCACAAAACACTGGCACTAACATTTCCAACGGGGAATGGAGTAAACTGCCCAGTAATCAGCATTCCAATGAAAGCGTGAACGGCAACGGCAGGAAGTTTACAAACGGATGGAAgtctgctgaggaggaggagctcagcagccagagtcctgctgctcctcagctcccGGAGCAGACCAGCGCGTGGACCAAAGCAGGTACAGCAGACAGCGAGGGCAGCGCCGAGAGCACTGGGTGCCACGAAGACCGAGCCACTGCGGAAGGACAGAACCGGGAGAGAAGGAAAGTCGACCAGCACGCGTTACTCCAAAGTATAGTGAACAGAACTGACTTAGATCCACGTGTCCTTTCCAACTCTGGCTGGGGACAGACTCCAATCAAACAGAACACTGCCTGGGATACCGAAACATCACCAAGGGgtgaaagaaaaactgacaATGGGACAGAGGCCTGGGGGGGCTCTGTGACACAGACTTCCAGCTCAGGGGGGTGTGTGGATAGACCTAGCCCTAATAATAATGATACCTCATCTGTATCAGGGTGGGGAGATCCAAAGTCTGCTACAAGGTGGGGAGACTCCAAAGGGTCAAACAGCCAAGGGGGGTGGGAAGAAGATTCTGCTGCTACAGTAATGGTCAAGAGCAATCAATCATGGGGAAGTGGCAAAGAGGAAAAGTCATCTTGGAATGACGCACAGAAGATCAAACAGGGATGGGCGGATGGACAGAAGGCCAGCCAGGGTTGGGCAGTTTCTGCCGGTGATAGCTGGGGTGAAAACTCAAGAAGTAACCATTGGGGTGAGGCTAAGAAATCCAGTTCAGGAGGTAGCAACAGTGACAGATCAGTATCTGGTTGGAATGAGCCAGGTAAATCAAACTCTGTTTCTTGGGGAGGTAATAATACAAACCCAAATACTTCTTCAGGATGGGATGAGCCTGCAAAGCCTAATCAGAACCAGGGCTGGGGAGACCCTCCTAAATCCAATCAGCCTCAAGTTTGGGGGGATTCATCCAAGCCAATCAACTCTCCAGAGTGGAACAAGCAAGATGTTGGCTCTTGGGGAGCACCGTCTGCCCCGAACAAGCCCCCCGGCTCGGGCTGGCTGGGGGGGCCGATGCCCGCGCCAGCCAAGGAGGAAGAGCCCACGGGCTGGGAGGAGCCGTCCCCCGAATCAATACGCCGCAAAATGGAGATTGATGATGGAACTTCTGCTTGGGGGGATCCGAGCAAGTACAACTACAAAAATGTGAATATGTGGAATAAAAATGTCCCAAACAGTAGCAGCAGTTCAGACCAGCAAGCACAGGTACATCAGCAGCTACTGTCTTCAAGTGCCATGTCTAGCAAGGAGAGCAGTTCGGGTTCTG gtTGGGGAGAGCCTTCTACTCCAGCCACTACTGTAGATAACGGAACTTCAGCGTGGGGTAAGCCCATGGATACTGGTACTAGCTGGGGAGAACCCATCAGCGATGCAGCAGGCACCTCTGGCTGGGGAAACGCCTCTCTTGGTCAACAGGCTTCAAATAAACCCG GGCCTAAATCTATGCAAGATAGTTGGTGTGGAGATGACATGCCATTGACAGGCAGTCGTCAGACcagctgggaggaagaggaggatgtggAGATTGGAATGTGGAACAGCAGTTCTTCACAAGAAGCTAACTCATCTTTAAATTGGCCACCgtacatgaaaaaaatgcccACGAAG gGAATAATGAAAGGTGGAAATAAGCAAGATGAAACATGGATGAATCCATTCATTAAGCAATTCACAAATCTCACTTTTTCA AGAGAATCACCAGAAGAAACCATACAGAGCAATAAGATGGACATGTCTGGAG GGTTATTGCCAGATAAGCGGATGGAGATGGATAAGCACGGCCTCAGTGTGGGAGATTACAACCGTGTGGTTGGAAAAGGCCCTGGTTCTCGTCCTCAGATTTCCAAAGAGTCTTCCATGGATCGCGGTCCTTACTTTGATAAG GATGGCATTGTAGCAGACGAGTCCCAAAACATGCAGTTTATGTCCAATCAAAACATGAAGCTTCCCCCTTCAAATAATGCACTACCTAACCAAGCCCTTGGCTCCCTAGCAGGGCTGGGTATGCAAAACTTGAATTCTGTTAGACAG aaTGGCAATCCCAGTATGTTTGGTGTTGGTAATAtagcagcacagcccaggagcatgcagcagcctccagcacaACCTCTTAATTCATCTCAGCCTAATCCACGTGCTCAAGTGCCTCCTCCATTACTATCCCCTCAG GTTCCAGTATCATTACTGAAGTATGCACCAAACAACGGTGGCCTGAGCCCACTTTTTGGCCCACAACAGGTAGCCATGTTGAATCAACTGTCCCAGTTAAACCAGCTTTCTCAGATCTCCCAGTTACAG CGGTTGTTggctcagcagcagaaagcGCAGAATCAAAGAAGCATGccttctggtggtcgtcagcagcaggagcagcag GGTCGATCTCTTAGTATGCAGCAACAGATGATGCAACAGTCCCGTCAGCTTGATCCAAACCTGTTAATGAAGCAGCAAACTCCACCCTCTCAGCAGCAGTCACTCCATCAACCCTCCATGAAATCCTTCCTTGAGAATGTCATACCCCACGCTActcctgagctgcagaaagGGCCATCGCCAATAAATGCATTCAGCAGCTTCCCCATAG GAATGAACTCAAACTTGAATGTAAACATGGATATGAGCAGTATTAAAGAGCCACAATCTCGCTTGAGGAAATGGACTACAGTCGACAGCATTTCTGTGAACACATCCTTGGATCAAAACTCCAGCAAACATG GTGCTATTTCAAGTGGTTTCAGGCTGGAAGAGTCTCCGTTTGTTCCATATGACTTTATGAACAGCAGTAATTCACCAGCCAGTCCCCCTGGATCCATTGGGGATGGCTGGCCCCGTGCCAAATCGCCTAACGGCTCTAGCAGTGTTAACTGGCCTCCAG AGTTTCGGCCTGGTGAGCCATGGAAAGGTTATCCAAACATCGACCCTGAAACTGACCCTTACGTCACTCCTGGCAGTGTCATAAACAATCTGTCAATTAATACTGTGCGGGAAGTTGACCACCTCAGGGACAGGAACAGTG GGTCATCCTCATCTTTGAACACCACGCTGCCTTCAACTAGTGCCTGGTCATCCATTCGTGCCTCCAACTACAATGTTTCCCTCAGCAGTACAGCACAAAGCACTTCAG TAGCCAGAAACAGTGATTCCAAATCAACATGGTCTCCTGGATCAGTCACTAACACCTCTCTGGCTCATGAGCTGTGGAAGGTCCCTTTGCCACCTAAAAGCATCACTGCTCCGTCCCGCCCGCCTCCAGGGCTTACAGGCCAGAAACCACCGTTGTCCACTTGGGATAATTCCCTTCGCCTGGGTGGAGGATGGGGAAGTTCTGATGCCCGATATACCCCTG GTTCAAGCTGGGGTGAGAGCAGCTCAGGGAGAATAACAAATTGGCTTGTTCTAAAAAACCTTACACCTCAG ATCGATGGCTCAACCCTGCGTACTCTGTGCATGCAGCACGGTCCACTAATAACATTCCACCTTAACCTCCCACATGGTAATGCTTTGGTCCGTTACAGTTCAAAAGAAGAGGTAGTGAAGGCACAAAAATCTCTGCACAT GTGTGTATTAGGGAACACTACTATTCTTGCTGAGTTTGCCAGTGAAGAGGAGATTAGTCGCTTCTTTGCACAAGGCCAGTCTCTGACTCCGTCTCCTGGCTGGCAATCTCTGGGATCCAGCCAGAACCGACTTGGATCCATTGACGGTTCCCATTCGTTCTCAAACCGTAATGATCTAAATCACTGGAATGGTGCTGGGCTGTCGGGAACTAGCAGTGGAGACCTTCATGGCACTTCACTTTGGGGGAGCCCCAACTATTCCACGAGCCTGTGGGGCACCCCGAGCAGCAATGACACCAGGGGAATTAGCAGCCCGTCCCCCATCAACGCTTTCCTTTCTGTTGACCACCTAGGTGGAGGTGGAGAGTCCATGTaa
- the TNRC6A gene encoding trinucleotide repeat-containing gene 6A protein isoform X10 yields the protein MRELEATATKEVERKLSRAFLPHLCGTERRDFVQEEEEQLMEERKKRKEDKKKKEAAQKKAIEQKIKVPEQTKTSVSQPQPVTSSGTSPATSTNNNAKRAPASSQQQQTLPRYPPREVPPRFRHQEQKQLLKRGQQLPVIAANLGSTPKVLNGQSGGSTVTNKQPVTNGEVPNSSKKQPDLNHSGLGSHYENSHWGPVSSNSDSSTNWDKVIVDGSDKEAWPSITGSDPELTSECMDTDSASSSGSERNLVIMASGSAGGESDGIRNGIGHGSQNKFVVGSNSNNVGNGSISGPWGLSHGTIISTCQVSVDAPDSKSESSNNRMNAWGTINSSSNGGLNPSTLNSNGNHGAWSVLENNGHALKGSVGSGNPGTSIQCSTIGQISNSQSINSKVGGSAHGSWGSLQESCDSEVNGTRNVSFSGQPQNLNTEMNGPNNTTNFMTSSLPNSAGSVQINELPNNTGHGAWRVSTMNHSQIQASPVSNGTSISHLSNGEAKNGGSYGTTWGAYGSNYSGDKCSGPNSQANGDTVNATLMQPGISGPGSTNFQINGNKGGGVWEAGTVNSQNMPWGSGNGASAGGNRRGWGNPAQNTGTNISNGEWSKLPSNQHSNESVNGNGRKFTNGWKSAEEEELSSQSPAAPQLPEQTSAWTKAGTADSEGSAESTGCHEDRATAEGQNRERRKVDQHALLQSIVNRTDLDPRVLSNSGWGQTPIKQNTAWDTETSPRGERKTDNGTEAWGGSVTQTSSSGGCVDRPSPNNNDTSSVSGWGDPKSATRWGDSKGSNSQGGWEEDSAATVMVKSNQSWGSGKEEKSSWNDAQKIKQGWADGQKASQGWAVSAGDSWGENSRSNHWGEAKKSSSGGSNSDRSVSGWNEPGKSNSVSWGGNNTNPNTSSGWDEPAKPNQNQGWGDPPKSNQPQVWGDSSKPINSPEWNKQDVGSWGAPSAPNKPPGSGWLGGPMPAPAKEEEPTGWEEPSPESIRRKMEIDDGTSAWGDPSKYNYKNVNMWNKNVPNSSSSSDQQAQVHQQLLSSSAMSSKESSSGSGWGEPSTPATTVDNGTSAWGKPMDTGTSWGEPISDAAGTSGWGNASLGQQASNKPGPKSMQDSWCGDDMPLTGSRQTSWEEEEDVEIGMWNSSSSQEANSSLNWPPYMKKMPTKGIMKGGNKQDETWMNPFIKQFTNLTFSRESPEETIQSNKMDMSGGLLPDKRMEMDKHGLSVGDYNRVVGKGPGSRPQISKESSMDRGPYFDKNGNPSMFGVGNIAAQPRSMQQPPAQPLNSSQPNPRAQVPPPLLSPQVPVSLLKYAPNNGGLSPLFGPQQVAMLNQLSQLNQLSQISQLQRLLAQQQKAQNQRSMPSGGRQQQEQQGRSLSMQQQMMQQSRQLDPNLLMKQQTPPSQQQSLHQPSMKSFLENVIPHATPELQKGPSPINAFSSFPIGMNSNLNVNMDMSSIKEPQSRLRKWTTVDSISVNTSLDQNSSKHGAISSGFRLEESPFVPYDFMNSSNSPASPPGSIGDGWPRAKSPNGSSSVNWPPEFRPGEPWKGYPNIDPETDPYVTPGSVINNLSINTVREVDHLRDRNSGSSSSLNTTLPSTSAWSSIRASNYNVSLSSTAQSTSVARNSDSKSTWSPGSVTNTSLAHELWKVPLPPKSITAPSRPPPGLTGQKPPLSTWDNSLRLGGGWGSSDARYTPGSSWGESSSGRITNWLVLKNLTPQIDGSTLRTLCMQHGPLITFHLNLPHGNALVRYSSKEEVVKAQKSLHMCVLGNTTILAEFASEEEISRFFAQGQSLTPSPGWQSLGSSQNRLGSIDGSHSFSNRNDLNHWNGAGLSGTSSGDLHGTSLWGSPNYSTSLWGTPSSNDTRGISSPSPINAFLSVDHLGGGGESM from the exons ATCTGAACCACAGTGGTCTAGGATCCCATTATGAAAATTCTCACTGGGGACCAGTCTCTTCAAATAGTGACTCCAGCACAAACTGGGATAAAGTTATTGTAGACGGCTCTGACAAAGAAGCATGGCCATCAATCACTGGCAGTGACCCAGAGCTGACATCAGAATGTATGGACACTGACTCTGCCTCTAGCTCTGGGTCAGAGAGGAACCTCGTGATAATGGCTTCAGGGAGCGCAGGTGGAGAAAGCGATGGCATTCGGAATGGCATTGGACATGGTTCTCAGAATAAGTTTGTGGTTGGTAGCAACAGCAATAATGTGGGCAATGGAAGTATTAGTGGGCCGTGGGGCTTATCCCACGGGACCATAATAAGCACATGTCAAGTTTCTGTGGATGCTCCTGACAGCAAATCTGAAAGTAGCAACAATAGAATGAATGCTTGGGGCACCATAAACTCTTCATCAAATGGAGGGTTAAATCCAAGCACTTTGAATTCAAATGGCAACCATGGTGCCTGGTCTGTATTGGAGAACAATGGACATGCCCTGAAAGGGTCTGTAGGGAGTGGTAATCCTGGCACAAGTATTCAGTGCAGTACCATAGGTCAGATATCTAATAGCCAGAGTATTAACTCTAAGGTGGGTGGTTCAGCCCATGGTTCCTGGGGAAGCCTTCAGGAAAGTTGTGATTCTGAAGTAAATGGTACAAGAAATGTTTCATTCAGTGGGCAACCTCAAAACCTTaacactgaaatgaatggaCCAAATAACACTACTAACTTTATGACCTCTAGTTTACCAAACTCTGCTGGTTCAGTGCAGATTAACGAACTGCCTAATAATACAGGGCATGGGGCCTGGCGCGTGAGCACAATGAATCATTCTCAGATTCAGGCCTCTCCAGTTTCAAATGGCACTTCCATTTCTCATCTTAGCAATGGTGAGGCGAAAAATGGTGGATCTTATGGTACTACATGGGGTGCCTATGGTTCTAATTACTCTGGAGACAAATGTTCAGGCCCAAACAGCCAAGCTAATGGTGACACTGTGAATGCAACTCTAATGCAGCCAGGCATTAGCGGGCCTGGCAGCACTAACTTTCAAATCAATGGGAATAAAGGAGGAGGGGTGTGGGAGGCAGGGACAGTCAACTCCCAGAACATGCCGTGGGGAAGCGGGAATGGTGCGAGTGCCGGCGGGAATAGAAGAGGATGGGGCAACCCTGCACAAAACACTGGCACTAACATTTCCAACGGGGAATGGAGTAAACTGCCCAGTAATCAGCATTCCAATGAAAGCGTGAACGGCAACGGCAGGAAGTTTACAAACGGATGGAAgtctgctgaggaggaggagctcagcagccagagtcctgctgctcctcagctcccGGAGCAGACCAGCGCGTGGACCAAAGCAGGTACAGCAGACAGCGAGGGCAGCGCCGAGAGCACTGGGTGCCACGAAGACCGAGCCACTGCGGAAGGACAGAACCGGGAGAGAAGGAAAGTCGACCAGCACGCGTTACTCCAAAGTATAGTGAACAGAACTGACTTAGATCCACGTGTCCTTTCCAACTCTGGCTGGGGACAGACTCCAATCAAACAGAACACTGCCTGGGATACCGAAACATCACCAAGGGgtgaaagaaaaactgacaATGGGACAGAGGCCTGGGGGGGCTCTGTGACACAGACTTCCAGCTCAGGGGGGTGTGTGGATAGACCTAGCCCTAATAATAATGATACCTCATCTGTATCAGGGTGGGGAGATCCAAAGTCTGCTACAAGGTGGGGAGACTCCAAAGGGTCAAACAGCCAAGGGGGGTGGGAAGAAGATTCTGCTGCTACAGTAATGGTCAAGAGCAATCAATCATGGGGAAGTGGCAAAGAGGAAAAGTCATCTTGGAATGACGCACAGAAGATCAAACAGGGATGGGCGGATGGACAGAAGGCCAGCCAGGGTTGGGCAGTTTCTGCCGGTGATAGCTGGGGTGAAAACTCAAGAAGTAACCATTGGGGTGAGGCTAAGAAATCCAGTTCAGGAGGTAGCAACAGTGACAGATCAGTATCTGGTTGGAATGAGCCAGGTAAATCAAACTCTGTTTCTTGGGGAGGTAATAATACAAACCCAAATACTTCTTCAGGATGGGATGAGCCTGCAAAGCCTAATCAGAACCAGGGCTGGGGAGACCCTCCTAAATCCAATCAGCCTCAAGTTTGGGGGGATTCATCCAAGCCAATCAACTCTCCAGAGTGGAACAAGCAAGATGTTGGCTCTTGGGGAGCACCGTCTGCCCCGAACAAGCCCCCCGGCTCGGGCTGGCTGGGGGGGCCGATGCCCGCGCCAGCCAAGGAGGAAGAGCCCACGGGCTGGGAGGAGCCGTCCCCCGAATCAATACGCCGCAAAATGGAGATTGATGATGGAACTTCTGCTTGGGGGGATCCGAGCAAGTACAACTACAAAAATGTGAATATGTGGAATAAAAATGTCCCAAACAGTAGCAGCAGTTCAGACCAGCAAGCACAGGTACATCAGCAGCTACTGTCTTCAAGTGCCATGTCTAGCAAGGAGAGCAGTTCGGGTTCTG gtTGGGGAGAGCCTTCTACTCCAGCCACTACTGTAGATAACGGAACTTCAGCGTGGGGTAAGCCCATGGATACTGGTACTAGCTGGGGAGAACCCATCAGCGATGCAGCAGGCACCTCTGGCTGGGGAAACGCCTCTCTTGGTCAACAGGCTTCAAATAAACCCG GGCCTAAATCTATGCAAGATAGTTGGTGTGGAGATGACATGCCATTGACAGGCAGTCGTCAGACcagctgggaggaagaggaggatgtggAGATTGGAATGTGGAACAGCAGTTCTTCACAAGAAGCTAACTCATCTTTAAATTGGCCACCgtacatgaaaaaaatgcccACGAAG gGAATAATGAAAGGTGGAAATAAGCAAGATGAAACATGGATGAATCCATTCATTAAGCAATTCACAAATCTCACTTTTTCA AGAGAATCACCAGAAGAAACCATACAGAGCAATAAGATGGACATGTCTGGAG GGTTATTGCCAGATAAGCGGATGGAGATGGATAAGCACGGCCTCAGTGTGGGAGATTACAACCGTGTGGTTGGAAAAGGCCCTGGTTCTCGTCCTCAGATTTCCAAAGAGTCTTCCATGGATCGCGGTCCTTACTTTGATAAG aaTGGCAATCCCAGTATGTTTGGTGTTGGTAATAtagcagcacagcccaggagcatgcagcagcctccagcacaACCTCTTAATTCATCTCAGCCTAATCCACGTGCTCAAGTGCCTCCTCCATTACTATCCCCTCAG GTTCCAGTATCATTACTGAAGTATGCACCAAACAACGGTGGCCTGAGCCCACTTTTTGGCCCACAACAGGTAGCCATGTTGAATCAACTGTCCCAGTTAAACCAGCTTTCTCAGATCTCCCAGTTACAG CGGTTGTTggctcagcagcagaaagcGCAGAATCAAAGAAGCATGccttctggtggtcgtcagcagcaggagcagcag GGTCGATCTCTTAGTATGCAGCAACAGATGATGCAACAGTCCCGTCAGCTTGATCCAAACCTGTTAATGAAGCAGCAAACTCCACCCTCTCAGCAGCAGTCACTCCATCAACCCTCCATGAAATCCTTCCTTGAGAATGTCATACCCCACGCTActcctgagctgcagaaagGGCCATCGCCAATAAATGCATTCAGCAGCTTCCCCATAG GAATGAACTCAAACTTGAATGTAAACATGGATATGAGCAGTATTAAAGAGCCACAATCTCGCTTGAGGAAATGGACTACAGTCGACAGCATTTCTGTGAACACATCCTTGGATCAAAACTCCAGCAAACATG GTGCTATTTCAAGTGGTTTCAGGCTGGAAGAGTCTCCGTTTGTTCCATATGACTTTATGAACAGCAGTAATTCACCAGCCAGTCCCCCTGGATCCATTGGGGATGGCTGGCCCCGTGCCAAATCGCCTAACGGCTCTAGCAGTGTTAACTGGCCTCCAG AGTTTCGGCCTGGTGAGCCATGGAAAGGTTATCCAAACATCGACCCTGAAACTGACCCTTACGTCACTCCTGGCAGTGTCATAAACAATCTGTCAATTAATACTGTGCGGGAAGTTGACCACCTCAGGGACAGGAACAGTG GGTCATCCTCATCTTTGAACACCACGCTGCCTTCAACTAGTGCCTGGTCATCCATTCGTGCCTCCAACTACAATGTTTCCCTCAGCAGTACAGCACAAAGCACTTCAG TAGCCAGAAACAGTGATTCCAAATCAACATGGTCTCCTGGATCAGTCACTAACACCTCTCTGGCTCATGAGCTGTGGAAGGTCCCTTTGCCACCTAAAAGCATCACTGCTCCGTCCCGCCCGCCTCCAGGGCTTACAGGCCAGAAACCACCGTTGTCCACTTGGGATAATTCCCTTCGCCTGGGTGGAGGATGGGGAAGTTCTGATGCCCGATATACCCCTG GTTCAAGCTGGGGTGAGAGCAGCTCAGGGAGAATAACAAATTGGCTTGTTCTAAAAAACCTTACACCTCAG ATCGATGGCTCAACCCTGCGTACTCTGTGCATGCAGCACGGTCCACTAATAACATTCCACCTTAACCTCCCACATGGTAATGCTTTGGTCCGTTACAGTTCAAAAGAAGAGGTAGTGAAGGCACAAAAATCTCTGCACAT GTGTGTATTAGGGAACACTACTATTCTTGCTGAGTTTGCCAGTGAAGAGGAGATTAGTCGCTTCTTTGCACAAGGCCAGTCTCTGACTCCGTCTCCTGGCTGGCAATCTCTGGGATCCAGCCAGAACCGACTTGGATCCATTGACGGTTCCCATTCGTTCTCAAACCGTAATGATCTAAATCACTGGAATGGTGCTGGGCTGTCGGGAACTAGCAGTGGAGACCTTCATGGCACTTCACTTTGGGGGAGCCCCAACTATTCCACGAGCCTGTGGGGCACCCCGAGCAGCAATGACACCAGGGGAATTAGCAGCCCGTCCCCCATCAACGCTTTCCTTTCTGTTGACCACCTAGGTGGAGGTGGAGAGTCCATGTaa